A genomic segment from Candidatus Thermoplasmatota archaeon encodes:
- a CDS encoding DUF5678 domain-containing protein, producing the protein MEEEMQVLEDYEKDNRWISENYEQIKKEYTEKYIAVKDKNIIDANKNSDKLIKRLRERNEELERIVIEFIPSEDFILVL; encoded by the coding sequence ATGGAAGAAGAGATGCAGGTTCTAGAAGATTACGAAAAAGACAATCGGTGGATATCGGAAAACTATGAACAAATTAAAAAGGAATATACAGAGAAGTATATCGCCGTCAAAGATAAAAATATCATCGATGCTAACAAAAATTCAGATAAGTTGATAAAGCGGTTAAGGGAGAGAAATGAAGAGTTAGAAAGAATTGTAATTGAGTTTATTCCTTCCGAAGATTTCATTCTTGTTTTATAA
- a CDS encoding DUF86 domain-containing protein: MIDKDLMEAKLDIIERDLRFVKENYKGIKPEEVEKDFKGYQALKFSLFEIIEACLDIANHIIAAKRLERIETYSEMFTSLGKNGIISTELAEELSKMARFRNLLVHRYAAVDVERVMEIVNEHLVDVAEYMMEIKKWMG, from the coding sequence ATGATAGATAAGGATTTGATGGAGGCAAAACTCGACATAATTGAAAGAGACCTTAGGTTCGTAAAAGAGAACTACAAGGGGATAAAGCCAGAAGAGGTGGAGAAAGACTTCAAGGGGTACCAGGCTCTCAAGTTCTCTCTTTTCGAGATAATTGAAGCCTGCCTGGATATAGCAAATCACATCATTGCTGCCAAGAGGCTGGAGCGGATAGAAACGTATTCAGAAATGTTCACTTCTCTTGGGAAAAACGGCATAATTTCCACCGAGCTTGCTGAAGAACTTTCCAAAATGGCGAGGTTTAGAAACTTGCTGGTCCATAGGTATGCTGCGGTGGATGTAGAGCGGGTGATGGAGATTGTGAATGAGCATCTAGTGGATGTGGCAGAGTACATGATGGAAATAAAAAAGTGGATGGGCTGA
- a CDS encoding nucleotidyltransferase domain-containing protein → MEPIGSMKRLFGQHSEILFAYLYGSVAREENYKGSDVDIAIFVKEDFTPCGFYEVNIAEEIERTGLKNVEVVILNGKSLRFLNQVLRYGKLIFSRDEQARVSFETKVTKRYIDFKPYYEEYDKMRMST, encoded by the coding sequence ATGGAACCGATTGGATCAATGAAGCGGTTGTTTGGACAACACTCCGAGATATTGTTTGCTTATTTATACGGTTCTGTAGCCAGGGAGGAGAATTATAAGGGAAGTGATGTGGATATTGCTATTTTTGTGAAGGAAGATTTTACCCCCTGTGGGTTTTATGAAGTAAATATAGCCGAGGAAATAGAAAGAACGGGTTTGAAAAACGTGGAAGTGGTTATTTTAAATGGGAAATCGCTGAGGTTTTTAAACCAGGTTTTAAGGTATGGTAAACTCATTTTTTCCAGAGATGAGCAAGCGAGGGTTTCGTTTGAGACCAAGGTAACCAAGAGGTATATAGACTTTAAACCGTATTATGAGGAATACGATAAAATGAGGATGAGCACATGA
- a CDS encoding nucleotidyltransferase domain-containing protein, whose translation MDKKIKKNMLNALKDIVQYAKGIMVYGSFAKGYADKQSDIDICVIKKEGINLKNLYDKILQISSNKRYDIVIFDEIPWYLRGEILESGKVIYAQDDDELDFWLYKQLKIWEDMKKRQKLVSPDDLVNRLKT comes from the coding sequence ATGGATAAGAAAATAAAAAAAAATATGCTAAATGCTTTAAAGGATATTGTGCAATATGCTAAAGGAATAATGGTTTATGGTTCTTTTGCTAAAGGGTATGCAGATAAACAGTCAGATATCGATATATGTGTGATAAAGAAAGAGGGCATTAATTTAAAAAATTTGTATGATAAGATATTGCAAATTTCCTCAAATAAGAGATATGATATAGTGATATTTGACGAGATACCATGGTACCTGAGGGGAGAAATACTTGAAAGTGGCAAAGTCATTTATGCGCAGGATGATGATGAACTGGATTTCTGGTTGTACAAGCAGTTAAAGATTTGGGAAGACATGAAAAAGAGGCAAAAGTTAGTATCGCCAGACGATTTAGTCAATAGATTGAAAACATAG
- a CDS encoding DUF86 domain-containing protein yields MVDRIEFIEKYLSEKILEDRVLRKAVYKEFQEAVEVMSDICALARRGLNSSARDDYSNINFLVEKGILEKEMGKKLKEANGLRNRLIHEYDGVNDKMAYQSMKELVDYLKNFSVVILEWIRK; encoded by the coding sequence TTGGTTGATAGAATAGAATTCATCGAAAAGTATCTATCTGAAAAAATTTTGGAAGATAGAGTGCTGCGGAAAGCTGTTTATAAAGAATTTCAAGAAGCTGTTGAAGTCATGTCTGATATCTGTGCATTGGCTAGGAGAGGATTAAACTCCTCAGCGAGAGATGATTACAGCAACATCAATTTTCTAGTGGAAAAGGGAATTTTGGAAAAAGAAATGGGCAAGAAATTGAAAGAGGCAAATGGATTAAGAAATAGACTGATTCATGAATATGATGGTGTAAATGATAAAATGGCTTATCAATCAATGAAAGAATTGGTTGATTACTTAAAAAATTTTTCAGTGGTGATTTTAGAATGGATAAGAAAATAA
- a CDS encoding dockerin type I domain-containing protein, giving the protein DAILHWDSNGNNINDATSHAYANLTVVSSPVLSIEKADSDDPIQAGEELVYYLWINNTGDANATNVIVVETYDINTTFSYAVPSPTYGNNTWVISRINAGESKTIAIHVNIPPLPNGTILCNYANVTCDEGSSDETTELTNVTSLPALEIEKAAFPSIVESGGKIMYKIWVNNTGTAPATNVVLRELYDDNVSFNYSYPPPDDMANKMWVFDVVEVGIPEVITIFVDVSHSVEDGNILHNFVNVTCNEGMYDQAWANVTVQSAPPITVKQFHGFVYNITLFAGDGGYILHYITDETTITLVATDMPLGGQSGINHTYYRIFKWNYSTSKWNILLNWEEYGVWNAYPPFYPIDLAELGIEYGYPPCGKYEIEFYSVDKEGNREGMKWNDVFVDCDVPQSYVMPLPYKIYGDMFEVNVNASDDGGVKEVRLYYRYSEDNETWGDWSMYGSKTDDYTWTFIPSEGMGYYQFYSVAEDYVGHMEALPDETIIPDAICKFIRFPWDVNGDGYVDIFDIVIVAQHWMENSSSPHWCEDADVNGDGEVNMADVIMIADHWTG; this is encoded by the coding sequence TGATGCAATACTTCATTGGGACAGCAACGGCAATAACATTAACGATGCAACCAGCCATGCATATGCAAATTTAACTGTTGTATCATCTCCTGTTTTATCAATAGAAAAAGCAGACAGTGATGATCCAATACAGGCAGGAGAAGAGCTGGTTTATTATTTGTGGATAAACAATACTGGAGATGCAAATGCTACCAATGTTATTGTAGTGGAAACATATGACATAAATACCACATTTTCGTATGCAGTTCCGTCCCCCACTTATGGTAATAATACATGGGTAATTTCAAGAATAAATGCAGGTGAAAGCAAAACTATTGCTATCCATGTAAATATTCCTCCTCTCCCTAATGGCACTATATTGTGCAACTATGCCAATGTCACATGCGATGAAGGATCAAGTGATGAGACAACTGAATTAACGAATGTGACATCGCTGCCTGCCCTGGAAATAGAGAAAGCAGCTTTTCCCAGCATTGTTGAGAGCGGTGGCAAGATTATGTACAAAATATGGGTGAATAACACGGGCACTGCCCCTGCAACAAACGTTGTACTCAGGGAATTGTATGATGATAATGTTTCCTTCAATTATTCATACCCGCCGCCTGATGACATGGCAAACAAAATGTGGGTATTCGATGTGGTGGAGGTGGGCATTCCCGAAGTAATAACCATTTTTGTGGATGTTTCTCATTCTGTTGAGGACGGAAATATTCTGCATAACTTCGTAAATGTTACCTGCAACGAGGGGATGTACGACCAGGCGTGGGCAAATGTTACAGTTCAATCTGCTCCTCCGATTACCGTAAAGCAATTTCACGGTTTTGTATATAACATTACTTTATTTGCCGGAGACGGTGGCTATATTTTGCATTACATTACAGATGAGACAACCATAACCCTTGTCGCCACCGACATGCCTTTGGGTGGCCAATCGGGTATAAATCATACTTATTACCGCATATTCAAATGGAACTATTCGACCAGTAAGTGGAATATTTTATTAAACTGGGAGGAATACGGAGTTTGGAATGCATATCCACCATTTTATCCCATCGATTTGGCAGAACTGGGAATTGAATATGGATATCCGCCATGCGGAAAATATGAGATAGAATTTTACAGCGTCGATAAAGAAGGAAATAGAGAGGGAATGAAATGGAATGATGTCTTTGTTGATTGCGACGTTCCACAATCATACGTCATGCCTTTGCCATACAAAATTTATGGTGATATGTTTGAGGTAAATGTAAACGCAAGCGATGACGGCGGTGTAAAAGAGGTTAGATTGTATTATAGATATAGTGAGGATAACGAAACATGGGGTGATTGGAGTATGTATGGAAGCAAAACAGACGACTATACATGGACATTTATTCCATCTGAAGGCATGGGTTACTACCAGTTTTACTCTGTTGCGGAAGATTATGTAGGGCATATGGAGGCTTTGCCGGATGAAACTATCATTCCTGATGCCATATGCAAGTTTATTCGTTTCCCGTGGGATGTAAATGGTGATGGATATGTTGATATATTCGATATTGTGATTGTTGCACAGCATTGGATGGAAAACTCGAGCAGCCCTCACTGGTGCGAAGATGCAGATGTGAACGGTGATGGAGAAGTAAATATGGCTGACGTAATTATGATAGCAGATCACTGGACAGGTTAA
- a CDS encoding FG-GAP-like repeat-containing protein produces MGTNNKKRLIVFIVISTVILLLTSVLSSINNSHGEFFSETDGDTTPPVTSIKYAAPFYEDERGKWINSSTEIWLNATDDYSGVNYTHYGVWCDSNGDGIFEILEKNVTVYDNDLNDSDNSSGSISTYFTISNSCHHRIIFYSVDYAGNVETSGESQLQEQWNYSYQPMVTHCWEDQSFYKDQYKKMVFGSSPAIADLFNFTPEMEIVCGSDEAKNFYPEINASANGLWRCWSSNGDIVWARDTKTDEARSSPAICDIDGDGALEIAAGTTSGWEVEVMDNNGNFLWTFPTLPPGGAPGGKFCWHSSPALADIVDDDPHLNGLELVIGNNPYNNLWCFDGDNSDGTDDGFTLPRDYYGRSPYFPWTKAYGSLGVEGVDWDVLWVVNNSQPIIASPAVADIDNDSHMEVIIGSLDNTVYVIDGATGTTEWSFTTNDSIYSSAAIANIDDDPYLEIVVGSNDTNVYCLQWDGNTGSVEWNFSTGGAVYSSPAIGDVDGDGELDIVVGSLDGSVYCLNNTGSLKWNYTTGGAVYSSPALACDGSLYRLQWPMFRHECARTGFYGYSNGEQSLHVFIGSDDGYLYKLYGTNGSLLSKFLTNGPIHTSPSIADIDGDGAIEILFYDWGEEWGSNDTFWCLEEPNIPKASYVHVDNIPPVTTKKVGGEDEYTVTDETPIWLNGTDDGNCSVGINYLHYEIWWDSNGNDVVDELVVNKTILDNGSGDVNPTSGTISAMFTMDHYGINEIRWFSIDLLGNREAEHYQGHILIVTAPSLTVIKDDNPDPVSAGGMLTYTINVTNSGNEDATNIMVVDDFDESNLSIIDTDGGYNNGDTITWHISNLSPGSYVKYIVSARAKSIMENGTIIYNTVNVTCDEGSTDEDTEPTNVTSAPLMEIDKTAVDINGLYLEPGDKIHYIVYITNTGNMNHHDNPGNELQDYIPAHTTYESGSATSDGGTASYDSIHDMITWNGIINVSETVTIEFNVTVDFPLDNGTLISNDAILHWDSNGNNINDATSHAYANLTVVSSPVLSIEKADSDDPVHPGTFFNYTVTVENNGNANATDVIVKDMYDANVTFISANPSPNVGNNEWHVALLSPGDIYPIEIKVQVHMPLENIMLNNTANVTCTQDATNETYENTQVISAPELIIAKEAIDINGIPLRPEDTIHYIINVTNVGDKNHHDNPGNELQDYIPAHTTYESGSATSDGGTASYDSIHDMITWNGIINVS; encoded by the coding sequence ATGGGTACTAATAACAAAAAACGATTGATCGTTTTTATTGTAATAAGCACGGTAATTTTACTTCTCACTTCTGTTTTATCGAGTATAAACAACTCTCACGGGGAATTTTTTTCTGAAACAGACGGCGATACGACGCCGCCAGTTACCTCAATAAAATATGCTGCACCGTTTTATGAGGACGAAAGAGGAAAATGGATTAATTCATCTACAGAAATATGGCTTAATGCAACAGATGATTATAGTGGAGTAAATTATACACACTATGGGGTGTGGTGTGACAGCAATGGAGATGGAATATTTGAAATTCTTGAGAAAAATGTAACCGTTTACGATAATGATCTAAACGATTCTGATAATTCCTCGGGAAGTATTTCTACATACTTCACTATTTCAAATTCTTGTCACCATAGGATTATTTTTTATAGCGTTGATTATGCAGGTAATGTTGAAACCTCTGGCGAAAGCCAATTGCAGGAGCAGTGGAACTATTCTTATCAACCCATGGTCACACATTGTTGGGAAGACCAGAGCTTTTACAAAGATCAGTATAAAAAAATGGTATTCGGCTCTTCTCCTGCTATCGCAGATCTTTTTAATTTTACACCCGAAATGGAGATCGTATGTGGAAGCGATGAAGCAAAAAATTTCTATCCAGAAATAAATGCTAGTGCAAATGGATTATGGCGATGCTGGTCTTCTAATGGAGATATAGTATGGGCAAGAGACACTAAAACGGATGAAGCGAGAAGCTCACCGGCAATATGTGATATCGATGGGGACGGCGCATTAGAAATAGCAGCAGGGACAACCAGTGGATGGGAGGTGGAAGTTATGGATAATAATGGAAATTTTCTTTGGACTTTCCCGACTTTACCCCCCGGGGGAGCTCCTGGAGGGAAATTTTGTTGGCATTCATCTCCTGCACTTGCAGACATTGTCGATGATGACCCACACTTGAATGGACTGGAACTGGTAATAGGGAACAATCCTTACAACAATTTATGGTGCTTTGATGGCGACAATTCCGATGGCACGGATGATGGTTTTACTTTACCGCGGGATTATTATGGTCGTTCCCCTTATTTTCCATGGACTAAGGCTTATGGTAGCCTTGGGGTAGAGGGGGTTGATTGGGATGTTTTGTGGGTCGTCAATAACAGCCAGCCAATCATAGCATCTCCTGCTGTAGCGGATATAGATAATGATAGCCATATGGAGGTAATTATAGGATCGCTTGATAATACTGTTTACGTTATTGACGGAGCGACAGGGACTACTGAATGGAGCTTTACAACGAACGATAGCATTTATTCTTCTGCTGCCATTGCAAATATTGATGACGATCCTTATCTGGAGATTGTTGTTGGCTCAAATGATACAAATGTATATTGTCTTCAATGGGATGGCAATACAGGAAGTGTTGAATGGAATTTTTCAACGGGAGGGGCAGTCTACTCATCTCCAGCCATCGGCGATGTCGATGGAGACGGTGAGCTTGATATCGTTGTTGGTTCTCTTGATGGAAGTGTCTATTGTCTCAATAATACGGGCTCTCTTAAGTGGAACTACACCACGGGAGGGGCAGTCTATTCATCTCCAGCTCTTGCCTGTGATGGCTCGCTTTATCGCTTGCAATGGCCGATGTTCAGGCATGAATGTGCCAGAACAGGATTCTACGGATATAGTAATGGAGAGCAGAGTTTGCATGTGTTCATAGGTTCAGATGATGGTTATCTTTACAAGTTATATGGTACAAATGGCTCTTTGTTATCAAAATTTTTAACAAATGGACCAATCCATACGTCCCCAAGTATAGCTGACATTGATGGAGATGGTGCAATAGAAATTCTTTTTTACGACTGGGGTGAAGAATGGGGTAGCAACGATACTTTCTGGTGTCTTGAAGAACCAAATATTCCTAAAGCGAGCTATGTGCATGTGGACAATATTCCTCCAGTAACAACAAAAAAGGTTGGAGGAGAGGATGAATATACTGTAACAGACGAAACTCCAATATGGCTGAATGGAACTGACGATGGGAATTGCTCAGTCGGCATTAACTATCTTCATTATGAGATATGGTGGGACAGCAATGGCAATGATGTTGTGGACGAACTGGTAGTCAATAAAACAATATTGGACAATGGTTCAGGTGATGTAAATCCAACAAGTGGAACAATATCTGCCATGTTCACAATGGATCATTATGGCATAAATGAGATAAGGTGGTTCTCTATTGATTTGCTTGGTAACAGGGAAGCCGAACATTATCAGGGACATATACTCATCGTAACGGCTCCCTCCCTCACTGTTATAAAGGATGATAATCCCGATCCCGTTAGTGCTGGAGGTATGCTCACGTATACCATAAATGTAACAAATAGCGGAAATGAGGATGCCACAAATATTATGGTTGTAGATGATTTTGATGAAAGCAATCTTTCTATTATAGACACAGATGGAGGATATAATAATGGGGATACAATAACATGGCACATTTCAAATCTTTCTCCGGGGAGTTATGTTAAATACATCGTAAGTGCAAGAGCAAAATCTATCATGGAGAACGGAACAATAATATACAATACCGTCAATGTGACCTGTGATGAAGGCTCTACTGATGAAGACACCGAGCCAACTAATGTAACATCAGCACCATTGATGGAGATAGATAAAACAGCAGTTGATATTAATGGTTTGTATTTAGAACCCGGGGATAAAATACACTACATAGTCTATATAACTAACACGGGAAATATGAATCACCACGACAATCCAGGAAACGAACTGCAGGATTATATCCCTGCACATACAACCTATGAAAGCGGTTCAGCAACATCCGATGGGGGAACAGCTTCATACGATTCAATACACGATATGATAACATGGAACGGTATTATCAATGTGAGTGAGACCGTAACCATAGAATTCAATGTAACAGTTGATTTTCCATTGGATAATGGCACACTCATATCAAATGATGCAATACTTCATTGGGACAGCAACGGCAATAACATTAACGATGCAACCAGCCATGCATATGCAAATTTAACTGTTGTATCATCTCCTGTTTTATCAATAGAAAAAGCAGACAGTGATGATCCAGTCCATCCGGGAACATTCTTCAATTATACTGTAACAGTAGAAAATAATGGCAATGCCAATGCAACCGATGTAATCGTAAAAGATATGTACGATGCAAATGTAACTTTCATTTCAGCCAATCCCTCCCCTAATGTAGGCAATAATGAATGGCACGTTGCCCTATTAAGCCCTGGAGATATATACCCCATTGAAATCAAGGTGCAAGTGCATATGCCGTTAGAAAACATAATGCTCAATAACACGGCCAATGTGACATGCACTCAAGATGCAACCAATGAAACATATGAAAATACGCAAGTCATATCCGCCCCGGAATTGATTATAGCAAAAGAAGCTATCGACATCAATGGCATTCCTCTTAGGCCAGAGGATACAATTCATTATATCATAAACGTAACCAATGTGGGTGACAAGAATCACCACGACAATCCAGGAAATGAACTGCAGGATTATATCCCTGCACATACAACCTATGAAAGCGGTTCAGCAACATCCGATGGGGGAACAGCTTCATACGATTCAATACACGATATGATAACATGGAACGGTATTATCAATGTGAGTG